The proteins below are encoded in one region of Ereboglobus luteus:
- a CDS encoding NAD(P)-dependent oxidoreductase: MKTIGVIGLGIIGSVWARHYNDAGVLAGAWNRTAHPDFPKWKPSALDVAKEAAVVQIVVADPPAVKGVLEQILPALGAGKIVIQSSTIDPASSDEFKKLVEARGARYLEAPFTGSKPAAEQKKSVYYLGGDDALIAEVEPLLALVSEFRYTIGTNAQATTLKLAMNLNIAGQMQALAETLTMVRKAGVLDDLFFKVIRQNVSYSGVTALKEPKLRSGDFAPQFSVKHMLKDMRLASRTEGCDDFPILDTVRECLYHADQAGYSDEDFSALVKLLK, translated from the coding sequence ATGAAAACAATCGGCGTCATTGGTCTTGGGATTATCGGCAGTGTGTGGGCCCGTCATTACAACGATGCGGGCGTGCTTGCGGGCGCGTGGAATCGCACGGCGCATCCGGATTTTCCGAAATGGAAACCCTCCGCGCTCGATGTCGCAAAGGAGGCCGCCGTGGTGCAAATTGTCGTTGCCGATCCGCCGGCGGTGAAGGGCGTTCTCGAGCAGATTTTGCCCGCCCTCGGCGCGGGAAAAATTGTCATCCAGTCGAGCACAATTGATCCGGCAAGCAGCGACGAGTTCAAGAAACTCGTCGAGGCGCGCGGCGCGCGTTACCTGGAGGCGCCGTTCACCGGCAGCAAGCCGGCGGCGGAGCAAAAAAAATCGGTTTATTATCTCGGCGGCGACGATGCGCTGATCGCGGAAGTGGAGCCGTTGCTCGCGCTTGTATCCGAGTTTCGATACACCATCGGCACCAACGCGCAGGCGACAACGCTCAAACTGGCGATGAACCTGAACATCGCGGGGCAAATGCAGGCGCTTGCCGAGACGCTGACGATGGTGCGCAAGGCGGGAGTGCTGGACGATTTGTTTTTCAAGGTCATCAGGCAAAACGTGAGCTACTCGGGCGTCACGGCGCTCAAGGAGCCGAAGTTGCGCTCGGGCGATTTCGCGCCGCAGTTCTCGGTGAAACACATGTTAAAGGACATGCGCCTGGCATCGCGGACGGAAGGCTGCGACGATTTCCCGATACTCGACACCGTGCGCGAATGCCTCTACCACGCCGACCAGGCCGGCTACTCCGACGAGGATTTCTCGGCGCTCGTCAAACTGTTGAAATAG
- a CDS encoding BACON domain-containing protein produces the protein MRHSRPGATKVIFLDFGGGTIENTAWNKSYEVDRYRATPYNIDGDATTFNEQEQENIVRIWERVSEYFSAFDVDVTTEKPAIFTRTTGRVLITRSSDANGRKMPAAADGADGVAILQAFGWLGYETDLSPVFIYYDTLKSINADIAYAAAHEFGHNLGLSHDGPGYQTSSDDFGYYPGHGTGATSWGTIMGNAYNANRRNVYQWSKGEYYSANNKEDDLMIIEGKLGYRGVIAATTRATALPLTTGDDGSIGASGLIRNADEPHYYGINLSSPGSINFSLYPTRVSGTGTIIGSTDLKLEILDSSGNLNSSNNAPTLTYATLSKQLDAGQWYLRITSGSTGNPYATSISTRTGYTAYGSIGQYTLSTNLVQSNPSLAAALASELTWTKEPGADAEWFGQTTTTYDGVAAAQSGALAQGQSSGVLTTVEGSGTVSFWWKISADAADALVFATTDLSTALTETPESITGQQDWAKKTIAITTTGTHQFGWTFDKASAGTTGAAWVDQVVWTPDNFNPAITPNTKEADSAAGQFTLTATTSKTWTATTDASWLGVTPASGNAGSQTLTVTHNANDTGSPRRATITITSGGISRVCEVAQPAHIPLATALDNNLVWTTGAEDENGSAIDAPWTTQTITTHDGQHAARSGIILGTSTSGVEDGQQTWIQTTVTGEGILSFWCKVSSEPWSKDEHGTWGDFLYFYIDGREQTFYSDGKAQTFEMNGRQRSGLGGEHDWAQHIFVITGTGEHKLKWLYDKDPAGSIGADGVWLDQVTWTTGTDITLSVSPVAKQVSGSRNNFTVTVDSNITWTAASSASWLTVSPAAGVATGSFIVTCATNTSSNSRTGVVTVTAGNRTASCTVTQEGATNTGTNDNNNSGGGGGGGAPSLWSLALICLLFGLRKIIRMRELGAR, from the coding sequence GTGCGTCATTCGCGCCCCGGCGCGACCAAAGTCATCTTTCTCGACTTCGGCGGAGGCACCATCGAAAACACCGCATGGAATAAATCCTATGAGGTCGATCGCTACAGGGCGACCCCCTACAACATCGACGGCGACGCCACCACTTTCAATGAACAGGAGCAGGAAAACATCGTCAGAATCTGGGAACGCGTTTCCGAATATTTCTCCGCGTTCGATGTGGACGTGACCACTGAAAAGCCCGCCATCTTCACACGCACCACCGGCCGCGTGCTTATTACCCGCAGCAGCGACGCCAATGGGAGAAAGATGCCCGCCGCCGCCGACGGCGCTGACGGGGTCGCGATCCTTCAAGCCTTTGGATGGCTTGGTTACGAAACCGATCTCAGCCCCGTCTTCATTTATTATGACACGCTGAAGTCAATCAACGCCGACATCGCCTACGCCGCCGCACACGAGTTTGGCCACAACCTCGGCCTCAGTCACGATGGCCCCGGCTATCAAACCAGCAGTGACGATTTTGGTTATTATCCGGGACACGGCACGGGCGCCACCTCTTGGGGCACCATCATGGGCAATGCCTACAATGCCAACCGTAGAAATGTCTACCAATGGTCGAAGGGAGAATATTACAGCGCCAACAACAAGGAGGATGACCTCATGATTATCGAGGGCAAACTTGGCTATCGCGGCGTCATCGCCGCCACCACCCGCGCGACTGCGCTCCCGCTCACCACCGGCGATGACGGCAGCATCGGCGCGAGCGGCCTCATTCGCAATGCCGATGAGCCCCATTACTATGGCATCAATCTCTCATCCCCCGGCTCCATCAACTTCTCGCTCTATCCGACCCGAGTCTCCGGCACAGGCACGATCATCGGCAGCACCGACCTCAAACTCGAGATCCTCGACTCCTCAGGAAACCTAAACAGTTCCAACAACGCCCCCACCCTCACCTACGCAACGCTCTCCAAGCAACTCGACGCCGGCCAGTGGTATTTGCGCATCACCTCTGGAAGCACCGGAAACCCTTATGCAACCAGCATCTCCACCCGCACCGGTTACACCGCCTACGGCAGCATCGGCCAATACACGCTCTCCACCAATCTCGTCCAGTCCAACCCATCCCTCGCCGCCGCGCTTGCCAGCGAACTCACGTGGACGAAGGAGCCCGGCGCTGACGCCGAATGGTTCGGTCAAACAACGACCACTTACGACGGGGTTGCCGCCGCGCAAAGCGGAGCCCTCGCGCAAGGCCAGAGCAGCGGCGTCCTCACCACAGTCGAAGGCTCCGGCACCGTCAGTTTCTGGTGGAAAATCTCCGCCGACGCAGCCGACGCACTCGTCTTTGCCACCACCGACCTCTCAACCGCCCTGACCGAAACCCCGGAGAGCATCACCGGGCAGCAAGACTGGGCAAAAAAAACCATTGCTATCACCACCACCGGCACGCACCAGTTCGGCTGGACCTTTGACAAAGCCTCCGCCGGCACAACCGGCGCCGCCTGGGTCGATCAAGTCGTCTGGACGCCCGACAACTTCAATCCCGCCATCACACCCAACACCAAGGAGGCTGACTCCGCCGCCGGTCAGTTCACACTCACCGCCACAACCTCCAAAACATGGACGGCGACAACCGACGCCTCATGGCTGGGTGTCACGCCCGCCTCCGGCAACGCAGGCAGTCAAACCCTTACCGTTACCCATAATGCCAACGACACCGGCTCCCCGCGCCGCGCTACCATCACCATCACCAGCGGAGGCATCAGCCGCGTCTGCGAAGTCGCGCAACCCGCGCACATCCCCCTCGCGACTGCGCTCGACAACAACCTCGTTTGGACGACCGGCGCAGAAGACGAAAATGGATCAGCCATAGACGCCCCTTGGACCACTCAAACCATCACCACGCACGACGGACAACACGCCGCGCGCAGCGGGATTATCCTCGGCACATCGACTTCTGGCGTGGAAGACGGCCAACAAACATGGATTCAAACGACCGTCACCGGCGAAGGTATCTTGAGTTTTTGGTGCAAAGTCTCATCCGAACCATGGAGCAAGGACGAACATGGAACGTGGGGAGATTTTTTGTATTTCTACATAGATGGACGGGAACAGACGTTCTACTCGGACGGCAAAGCACAGACGTTTGAAATGAACGGTCGCCAAAGAAGCGGTCTCGGCGGTGAACATGACTGGGCGCAACACATCTTTGTAATCACCGGAACCGGCGAGCATAAATTGAAATGGCTTTACGACAAGGATCCCGCCGGATCCATCGGAGCCGACGGTGTCTGGCTCGATCAGGTCACATGGACAACCGGCACCGACATCACGCTCAGCGTCAGCCCCGTCGCAAAACAGGTTTCCGGAAGTAGAAACAATTTCACCGTGACCGTGGATAGCAACATCACATGGACCGCAGCCTCCTCCGCATCGTGGCTGACCGTCTCGCCCGCCGCGGGTGTCGCCACCGGCTCCTTCATTGTCACCTGCGCCACCAACACTTCGTCAAACTCGCGCACTGGAGTCGTCACAGTCACGGCGGGTAATCGCACCGCCAGCTGCACCGTGACGCAGGAGGGCGCAACAAACACCGGCACCAACGACAATAACAACAGCGGTGGTGGTGGCGGTGGCGGCGCTCCGAGCCTCTGGAGTCTGGCGTTGATCTGCTTGTTATTCGGCCTCCGAAAAATTATCAGGATGCGCGAGCTCGGCGCGCGCTGA